The sequence TATGTAATAGCAGGTGTGATGATCTGGAGTCTGATGATCTCTCTCAATCCATTTTtagattaattataattttaaaatttattcattgtttttttaaaacaaaatcataTGTACATATTATCGATAATATTGTTAAAGAGACcgataatgtttttaatttttaataatttaagtATTAGTTGAAAGACgattaaataatcaaatagttATTAAATTTAATATGATAAAAAAGGATGAGCATGAAATTTTAGATATAATTATGGTCaaagttaaaatattttaatgagtATGTTGACAAAAGATTTATTTGTACTAAATAAAAGCATTTATAGAataatcaatatgtgcaattattAAAGATGATTTAAGAAgaatatatattcataatataaaCAATTGTAATTAATAAAAAATCTTAAACATGtctattttttaaaactaaaaaaaattaaatttagatcaCTTTTTGCATATATATTAAACTTTGTATAATAAAATTGTTagacattattttttttaatttgaaattatattttcattgttaaaaaacatatttaatttaaatatttataatttaatttaatttttttaattttaattttaatttgtttaAGAATGGTTGTAAAACTATAATTTCTGAAAtacatttatttaatgtttataaaACGaaatcaaattacaaaatgcaaaagaaataaTCTGTTAATGAAGATATTAGCCAAAAATAAGGAAGctaaaaacaaaataataatatcaataacGTGTGCAAACATTTCCACTTTCAAATGTGTTTAAAGAAATCTTCCAGATCCTTCATCCTAAAACGTAGGGCAATCGTGTTCAACGTGACTGTGTAGTTCACCTTGATAAAAAAGAGCTACTTGTGAAGGTAGGGAATGTTTAGACTTAAAATTCTGACCTCTTAAGCCGCAGAATAAGACTCATAAATCTATGTTACAAGTGTCATCTTGCAATTCCTCTGAAATCTGCATTATCATCTGAGCGTAAAGCGTTTATCATGTGAAGCTTTAGGTATAGAAATGCTTGTCAAATTCTCCTAGGAAGTACAGAAATTTCTGTGAAATAAATTTGCTCATACGCTGGAACCGAGGATGAAGCTATATATATGACCATCTGCCCAGCTGTTTCCCACATTTAAGCTTTCGATCCTCTATTTTTAATCCCCTGTGTGTGCTCTTGCTTTCTGGGATATCTCATCCATTGTCCACTTGGAATCATGGAATTAATGAAAGCAGATGAAGTAAAGTTGGATCGACATCTCTGGCTTATTCAAATCAAGGAAGGCCTGCAATTtcaggatgaggaagaagaagaaaaggagttATGTGTATCCGTTTTTGGTGTGCCCAAGGAGCTGTTGACAGTAACGCCAGAAGCATATATTCCGCAGTGCGTCTCCATTGGACCTTATCACCATTGGAGGTCCCAACTGTTCGAAATGGAGAGATACAAAATAGCTGCTGCGAAAAGATTTGAGAGGACGATAACCGGTAAGTTCGAAGCTGTAGTGGAAGAGATTAAGAAGTACGACTGGCAAATCAGGAACTGCTACCAGAAATTTCTTGACTACAGGGAGGAAGTCCTTGCATGGCTCATGGCTCTGGACGCGTCGTTCGTGCTCGAGTGCATGCAGTTCTACGTCAAACGAGCGGATCGCACTTCTTCGCAAGAGTCATCCCAGGTGATGCGATTAGGCAGAGTTTTAGATAGAACTCGCAGAAGTGCAACCCACAAATCAATTATGAGAGATCTGATGATGCTCGAGAATCAGTTACCTTTGTTCCTCGTGCAGAAGCTGCTAGAAATGCAGTTGGGTTCTCAAGATAAGGCGGAAGAAAGGCTCTCCAATCTGGTGAGTCTCGTCTGTCAAGAATCGTCGCCATTTATGTTGAAGATGCGGAATAGTTCAAGGCTGTGCATAAAAGAGAGGGGTCACATATTGGAGGTGCTATACTACTCTATTGTCCCTGCAGCAGCAATGGACGATAGCATTTCTAAGAAGAATGATGACGAGAATGTCTCTTTGGCGGACTCAACCTGCATAACGCGTGCTCTGAAAGCTTTATGGAACGTTCTCTCCTCGTTAAAAATCAGTCTTGCTCAACTCTTGTCGGCACTCTCTGAGCGTGTCTTAAAAGGGAGGCCTGTCCAGTTGGTGACGCAGTTGTCCACGAATCTTGTCTCTGCTTTTGAAACTCTATCCATTAAGCGCAAAGATGAAAAGGATGAGGAAACAGATGAGGAGAGAGGATATTCCACAGTGGAAATTCCTCCAACATGTGACGAACTAGAAATTCCCTCGGTCGCCTAATTATACTCAGCAGGAGTAACATTCCGACGGAGACCTTTCCACAATTCGCTTCGACAAGACTAGTGCAACTCTTTATCTTCCCAAATTGAGGTTGGATTCCAACACAGAAGTAGTTCTCAGAAATCTGCTGGCTTTCGAAACTTCGGCGGCTCCTGGCGCTCTGATCTTCACTCGCTACACTGATTTCATGAACGGCATCATCGACACAGTCGAAGATGTTCGGCTGCTGCGAAAGAGCGGTATAACAAATACATATTTCGTTCATGGCAGCTCCTCACTGTGTTGGCCGCGGGGATACTTCTGCTTCTGACTTGCTTCCAGGCTTTTTGTTCTGTGTATGACTGTAAGCGTTGGTGGAGCCAAAGTAATCTTTTGCAGGACTAAGCCAATCGGAAGAGTTTTATCTTGTAATTACCGCTGCTGACGGTCATTTCTTCTCTTTGATACACCACTTCATTTACTCGTACAAGGTAcagaagtttttttgttttttgaggcGGGTTCAACTCTGCCTTTAGGTATGCCGCCGTTGTCAAGCATACTGCCCTTACGAAAGAGATTTGAATTTTTGTGGTGACTATTGAATCCAAAAAAACAAAATCACTCATATGCATTTCATTCGAAATTTTGTGGTGATTATTGAGTGGTCATTATTGAATCCAATAAAACAAAATCAACCATATCATTTAGGGGAAGATCACTATAGCTGAGCATTTCATTCGAAATTTTGTGGTGACTATTGAATCCAATAAAACAAAATCATTCATATCATTTAGGGGAAGATCACTATAGTTGAGCATTTCATTAGAAATTTTGTGGTGACTATTGAATCCAATAAAACAAAATCAGTCACATCATTTAGGGGAAGATCACTATAGTTGAGCATTTCATTCGAAATTTTCTGGTGATTATTGAATCCAATAAAACAAAATCACCCATATCATTTAGGAGAAGATCATTATGGTTGAGCATGTATGAATGCATTTGAGGGTTGCTATACTTTTTGTTTCAAtaatagtacaaataaaaattattgtttgaaacataaaatatcaatttttgtatgtttatatattaataattacaatacTTTGCattaatagttgtgactttaaagttgttatttctATAAAATATACCATTAGTTGTAAAcagcaacaaatcatgtgatgctaCATATAGGGGCCTATTTTTGCATGACTATTGTTCTCACATTTTTTTTCGgttattttggacaccttggcaaaaagcatgctgatgtggctgTGAAACCTTATTTATatgtaggggacttgccaagtaagttgttgtaaaaaatCAGGAGTGATAAATGAAATTTCCACGTACGGttttgagaagcacaaagttagggtgcacaactactagatCCTCTCCCCTATAGAGTATtgtcttaattaaaataaaaaccaaGAGAATATTTTTTAGGAAAGTTCTATTTTGTTTTTAGGTATTACGAAATTATCAAGTATACCATCTTTACaaaacaaaatttgaaatttgttatGTCTATTAGTATTGTCTTGTCGTGGGttatatttgttttttgtttcaTGCCATTGTATGTATACAATCGTTAGAAAACATATCTGAAATTTCGTGGTATCTATTAAGTCCAACACAATAGAATCATTCATAGAATATTGCTTTACTTTTTAAAAAACTATCTTCAACTTTGTATTATTTTATGAATTTCTTCCTTTTAGATTTTGCTCTTGAAATGTAATTGATTTGGTAAATTATTAATTGTGTAGCTTAATtataaaaaattctattttttttaatgaaacttGATGTCATAATTTTTTGGGGTGTGAAAGAAGTTTCTAAAATTAAACCAACCAATCATGTAGAAAGCACGATTGTAAATTTTCACAATAAAGCCTATTTATGTCTAATGAGAATGAAATTATAGACATATAGAGAAGTGAAGGGGCCAAGTATCCATAATCAAGTAAACAGGAAAAATCAAATTGTCGGACATAAGTGTAAAGAATAGACTAGAGGGTAATGTACCTTGAGTAAATGAGACTATATTGCAACGAAATTCCATATGGTAGCAGGAGATTAAAAGTGCTAATTAGCCTCAAGGCTTCAAAAATGTTTTATAGCCATCATTGGATGGAGAAAAAAcatttgtgattgttgttgttgaagATAAACAATAGTAATTGAGGTGCTATTGGAAGTCAGATCACAATTATCTTGCTAAAGTACGATCATAACTATCTTATTGAAAATTATATAGTATAGTTTTTTCATACCAAGGAATTCAATTGTTTACCTTTTATTCGGCCTAACAGAAAGGATGCACCCCTGTTTATAATTTGGGGATTGAGTCACATCCTTATAAAGGTTTTGTTGAAGTGAACAATTTGTTAGTCATACATTGGCTAAGTAGTGCATTTCATGGCTCATTTAAGTTGTCTTAAATTCAATACTATTGTAATAGTTATTATAAAACCCACTTCTCTGAACATGATTCTCTTTCATTCTTTCCCTAGTATGATACCATACTATCAAGGTGAAGGCCAATCATTATAATAACTATTGGTCAAATGATATACCCTTCGCAAGAGAATGATCTTAGTTATGACACTATTTTTGTGATTCCCACATTTGAACATTTAGTGTACTCAATATGCTTAGTattaatttttttgtcaaaagATCTCTTACATAAATGTTATACTTTTCATATTTGATACTATCTTTATTTATATTATGTATCTTTAATCGTATTCAAAGAAATTGTTTAATTAATAACAAAGCCTAATTCAACTTATATATATCATATTATATTCACACTTCCTTTATTAATGCATTGATGCAAAATTCTTTGTTAATTTGTATTACCGAATAATTAATTTAGATCTTAAATTGTTTTTTCTTATATTGCTACTTCAACCTATTAAATGACAAGGTGATACTCACATTACCCATATTTATCTATAAAAATTTAAGTGTAAAACTAACATTTAGTAGTAGGTTTGATAatatcttccaaatccacaaaataataataaaaggatTAAATTTATAgtttttttctttaaataataattaatatgttACATTTTAACTAATATAGAGATATAGGAAAAACAATGTTAACTCATGCAATCACTATTTATATACTCCATGTCTATTAACAATTGCTATTAGATTAATTCAAAATTGTCAAGGATTAACTTGACTAACTTATCCATTAATTtaaaaaattgcaataaatttTAAACATTGCAGATAATGCACATTATGATTTATCTTATAACATTCAAGTTgattattttataaattataagCATTAATGGataagatatttctattttttcattaaatatatttaatcataaaaaatga is a genomic window of Cryptomeria japonica chromosome 7, Sugi_1.0, whole genome shotgun sequence containing:
- the LOC131047264 gene encoding putative UPF0481 protein At3g02645; this translates as MELMKADEVKLDRHLWLIQIKEGLQFQDEEEEEKELCVSVFGVPKELLTVTPEAYIPQCVSIGPYHHWRSQLFEMERYKIAAAKRFERTITGKFEAVVEEIKKYDWQIRNCYQKFLDYREEVLAWLMALDASFVLECMQFYVKRADRTSSQESSQVMRLGRVLDRTRRSATHKSIMRDLMMLENQLPLFLVQKLLEMQLGSQDKAEERLSNLVSLVCQESSPFMLKMRNSSRLCIKERGHILEVLYYSIVPAAAMDDSISKKNDDENVSLADSTCITRALKALWNVLSSLKISLAQLLSALSERVLKGRPVQLVTQLSTNLVSAFETLSIKRKDEKDEETDEERGYSTVEIPPTCDELEIPSTSATLYLPKLRLDSNTEVVLRNLLAFETSAAPGALIFTRYTDFMNGIIDTVEDVRLLRKSGITNTYFVHGSSSLCWPRGYFCF